From Brochothrix thermosphacta DSM 20171 = FSL F6-1036, a single genomic window includes:
- the pstA gene encoding phosphate ABC transporter permease PstA, translated as MNSKLKDRFATSILYVIAGIICALLLGIIGYVLVLGVPQISWNFLTAPSESFSAGGGIGPQLFNSFYLLFLTLCISVPISLGAAIYLSEYAKDNWITKSVRLMVEVLSSLPSIVVGLFGFLIFVIYFGWSFSILSGALALTLFNLPILVRVMEESLKSVASTQREAGLALGLTRWETVIYVLVPTALPGIITGIILSAGRVFGEAAALIYTAGQNAPALNFANFNIFSQESPWNIMRPAETLAVHIWKVNSEGVVPDATAISNGTAAILIIAILLFNVLARVIGKYVYRLMTSS; from the coding sequence ATGAATTCAAAATTAAAAGATCGGTTTGCAACATCAATCCTCTATGTGATTGCCGGTATTATTTGTGCATTGCTGTTAGGTATCATCGGTTATGTTTTGGTACTAGGCGTGCCACAAATTAGTTGGAATTTTTTAACAGCCCCGTCCGAATCATTTTCAGCAGGTGGTGGGATTGGACCACAGTTGTTCAACTCCTTCTATCTTTTATTCTTAACTCTATGTATCAGTGTTCCGATTTCATTAGGAGCAGCTATCTATCTGTCGGAATATGCGAAAGATAATTGGATCACTAAAAGCGTGCGTTTAATGGTAGAAGTATTATCATCATTACCCTCTATCGTTGTGGGACTCTTTGGCTTCTTAATCTTCGTTATCTACTTCGGTTGGAGTTTTTCAATCTTGTCAGGTGCCTTGGCATTGACGTTGTTCAACTTACCCATCTTAGTACGTGTAATGGAAGAATCGTTAAAATCAGTTGCGTCAACGCAACGTGAAGCCGGTTTAGCATTAGGGTTAACACGCTGGGAAACAGTTATTTATGTGTTGGTGCCAACAGCTTTACCAGGTATTATCACAGGAATCATCTTATCTGCAGGACGTGTTTTTGGTGAAGCTGCAGCCTTAATTTATACAGCTGGACAAAATGCACCTGCTTTGAACTTTGCGAATTTTAATATCTTTAGTCAAGAATCGCCATGGAATATTATGCGGCCAGCTGAAACGTTAGCTGTACATATTTGGAAAGTAAACAGCGAAGGGGTTGTACCCGATGCCACCGCTATTTCAAACGGGACAGCAGCTATTTTGATTATCGCGATTTTATTGTTTAATGTATTAGCACGAGTGATTGGAAAATATGTCTATCGTTTGATGACATCATCATAA
- the pstC gene encoding phosphate ABC transporter permease subunit PstC — translation MSEITRSNKKNLERFGKIISFICVSVMAIGALVIIYFVASKGLSTFFVNKVSIWSFLTSQDWQPSKVDASGNPLVGALPMIIGSFGVTLLAALIAAPLAIGAAIFMVEISPKFGKRILQPVIELLVGIPSVVYGLIGLSVIVPMMRHFFGGTGFGIGAGTLVLTVMILPTVTSLSVDAISAVPRHYREASLALGATRWQTIWGVILKSCRSGLLTALVFGMARAFGEALAVQMVIGNAAIMPTSLVEPASTLTSILTMSMGNTIPGQLENNVLWSLALVLLLMSLFFIIIVRLIGKRGSIK, via the coding sequence ATGAGTGAAATAACAAGATCAAATAAAAAAAACCTTGAACGATTTGGGAAAATAATTAGTTTTATCTGTGTATCTGTCATGGCCATTGGTGCATTAGTCATTATTTATTTTGTTGCCTCAAAAGGATTATCAACCTTTTTTGTCAATAAAGTATCAATTTGGTCATTCTTAACAAGCCAAGATTGGCAACCGTCAAAAGTAGATGCCAGTGGTAATCCGTTAGTGGGTGCATTGCCGATGATCATCGGATCATTTGGAGTAACGCTCTTGGCAGCGCTCATTGCAGCCCCTCTTGCTATTGGAGCCGCCATTTTTATGGTAGAAATATCACCTAAATTTGGTAAACGTATTTTACAACCCGTGATTGAATTACTCGTTGGTATTCCATCCGTTGTCTACGGTTTAATCGGATTGAGTGTAATTGTACCGATGATGCGTCATTTCTTTGGAGGGACCGGCTTTGGTATCGGCGCCGGAACGCTCGTGTTAACAGTAATGATTTTACCGACAGTCACAAGTTTATCCGTGGATGCCATTTCAGCCGTTCCACGACATTATCGTGAAGCATCACTCGCTTTAGGCGCGACTCGTTGGCAAACAATTTGGGGTGTTATCCTTAAAAGTTGCCGCTCAGGTTTATTAACCGCTTTAGTATTTGGGATGGCACGTGCGTTTGGTGAAGCCTTAGCCGTTCAAATGGTAATTGGGAATGCAGCGATTATGCCAACATCATTAGTAGAGCCAGCCTCAACATTAACAAGTATTTTAACAATGAGTATGGGAAATACAATTCCAGGTCAGCTTGAAAACAATGTGTTATGGTCACTCGCGTTAGTCTTGTTATTAATGTCACTATTCTTTATTATCATCGTTCGATTGATCGGAAAGCGAGGGAGCATTAAATGA
- a CDS encoding heavy metal translocating P-type ATPase, producing the protein MEKHKITGIDCANCALELERDIRKVPNAKEAKLTYATETLVLPENVDLDQVSKVLAREGAAFAEIPNNHSDHDHGHDHDHSAGSHKKELTLLAVSAVLFAAVMMMEANLPRWAELILYLIAASISGYTTFLRGLRNLFRFRFTIDTLMTIAMIGAFLIGEWREGAMVAILFGLNEYLEGYGMRRAQQSMKSLLSLAPETATLIIDGKEREVGIENLAVGDKVIVKAGEKIPSDARVYSGSSNVNEAAITGEAVPVKKREGDDVFGGAVNQDGTLILSITKVYKESSMAKIFALVEEAQSQQTPLELAIDKFARFYTPVILVLAMLVMLVPGAITGDWNLWVYQGLAILIIGCPCALVLSSPIALMAGLTRSAKIGVLVKSGVFLEQLAKLDEVVMDKTGTLTKGELSVVSTWLAPADPTINVFEIVRKMEGESHHPLALALITEAEKQGANNTLADGSVRTIAGKGLEMTTEDTSYFLGNNRLFEEATWSIDAKHAYDLMLKEGMTVAILGTKTDILAIFGIRDQLREEAKETVAALKRSGVKQVTMLTGDNAESAQLMAEKAGLDQFKANLLPEDKVAYIKEAKEKRLVAMVGDGINDSPALATAQVGIAMGQGSDSAIEVADVVLMQSHLKRLPFVVDIGHKVQRVIHWNIGIALGLKIIALLLTIPGWLTLWFAILSDMGATVLVTLISLTLLIPSKAEKELLVGKKVEE; encoded by the coding sequence ATGGAAAAACATAAAATAACGGGAATAGATTGTGCGAATTGTGCGTTAGAATTAGAACGTGATATTCGTAAAGTTCCAAATGCCAAAGAAGCCAAATTAACATATGCAACAGAAACACTGGTGTTACCAGAAAATGTTGATTTAGATCAGGTCTCTAAAGTTTTGGCACGTGAAGGTGCAGCGTTTGCAGAAATACCAAACAACCACTCAGATCATGACCATGGACACGACCACGATCATTCTGCTGGGAGTCATAAGAAAGAATTAACGCTATTGGCAGTATCAGCTGTTTTATTTGCTGCTGTTATGATGATGGAAGCTAATCTTCCGCGTTGGGCAGAGTTAATCCTCTACTTAATAGCGGCCAGTATTAGTGGTTATACAACCTTTTTAAGAGGGTTGCGTAATCTATTCCGTTTCCGTTTTACAATCGATACATTAATGACTATTGCAATGATTGGTGCCTTCTTAATTGGTGAATGGCGCGAAGGAGCAATGGTAGCGATTTTATTCGGTTTAAACGAATACTTAGAAGGTTACGGTATGCGTCGTGCACAACAGTCAATGAAGAGTTTATTGTCGTTGGCACCAGAAACAGCGACGCTGATTATTGACGGTAAAGAGCGCGAAGTTGGTATTGAAAACTTAGCAGTTGGCGATAAAGTTATTGTTAAAGCGGGTGAAAAAATCCCATCTGATGCCCGTGTTTATTCAGGCAGTAGCAACGTCAATGAAGCTGCAATTACAGGAGAAGCTGTTCCAGTTAAGAAACGGGAGGGCGACGATGTTTTTGGTGGCGCAGTTAATCAAGATGGTACGTTGATATTAAGCATTACAAAGGTATACAAAGAATCATCGATGGCGAAAATTTTTGCTCTAGTAGAAGAAGCTCAAAGTCAACAAACGCCGTTAGAGTTGGCGATTGATAAGTTCGCTCGTTTTTATACCCCTGTTATTTTAGTATTAGCGATGCTCGTGATGTTAGTACCGGGTGCAATTACAGGTGATTGGAATCTATGGGTCTACCAAGGGTTAGCGATTTTAATTATCGGTTGTCCTTGTGCACTGGTTTTATCATCACCCATTGCTCTAATGGCTGGTTTAACACGTAGTGCAAAAATTGGCGTACTCGTTAAAAGCGGCGTGTTCCTTGAACAACTTGCGAAGTTAGATGAAGTGGTAATGGATAAAACAGGGACATTGACTAAAGGTGAATTAAGCGTGGTATCAACATGGTTAGCGCCGGCTGATCCAACGATTAATGTCTTTGAAATTGTTCGTAAAATGGAAGGTGAATCACATCATCCACTTGCATTAGCGCTTATTACAGAAGCCGAAAAACAGGGGGCCAACAATACCTTAGCAGATGGGTCTGTTAGAACAATCGCGGGTAAAGGCCTTGAAATGACAACTGAAGACACAAGTTATTTCTTGGGAAATAATCGTTTGTTTGAAGAAGCAACGTGGTCTATTGATGCAAAACATGCGTATGATTTAATGCTTAAAGAAGGTATGACCGTTGCTATATTGGGCACAAAAACAGACATTCTTGCTATTTTCGGTATTCGTGATCAATTGCGTGAGGAAGCAAAAGAAACAGTGGCTGCGCTTAAACGCAGTGGTGTTAAACAAGTGACAATGCTCACAGGAGATAATGCAGAGAGTGCGCAATTAATGGCAGAAAAAGCAGGGCTTGATCAGTTTAAAGCTAATCTATTACCAGAAGATAAAGTGGCTTATATTAAAGAAGCAAAAGAAAAACGTTTAGTGGCCATGGTGGGTGATGGTATCAATGATTCACCTGCTTTAGCAACTGCACAAGTTGGGATTGCGATGGGTCAAGGGAGCGATTCAGCAATTGAAGTTGCAGATGTCGTCTTAATGCAGAGTCATTTAAAACGTTTACCATTTGTTGTTGATATTGGACACAAAGTACAACGTGTCATTCATTGGAACATTGGTATTGCGTTAGGATTGAAAATCATCGCGCTATTATTGACGATTCCAGGCTGGCTCACATTGTGGTTTGCTATCTTATCAGATATGGGAGCAACAGTGCTAGTAACGTTGATAAGTCTCACGCTTTTAATTCCAAGTAAAGCCGAAAAAGAATTGTTGGTTGGAAAGAAAGTTGAAGAGTAA
- a CDS encoding HD domain-containing protein encodes MGIHHFFGSLSDLELIVRCPGKFKYQPHNVAAHSFKVAQIAQFLGVVEEQSGQTIDWRSLYEKSLNHDYSELFIGDIKTPVKYASVELREMLSDVEHSMTQNFISKEIPERFQADFARFFKEGKDETLEGQILAVADKVDLLYESYAEIQQGNSEPLFFEIYAEALETIIKYRHLASVTYFIEEILPDVLKQNDASASHLATTTQALLKEATRK; translated from the coding sequence ATGGGAATTCATCACTTTTTTGGTAGCTTATCCGATTTAGAATTAATCGTACGTTGCCCAGGTAAATTTAAATATCAACCACATAATGTGGCAGCACATAGTTTTAAGGTGGCTCAAATTGCACAATTTTTAGGCGTTGTAGAAGAACAATCCGGCCAAACGATTGATTGGCGTTCGCTCTATGAGAAATCATTAAATCATGATTATTCAGAATTGTTTATTGGTGATATTAAAACACCTGTAAAATACGCATCTGTAGAACTTCGTGAAATGTTAAGCGATGTTGAACATAGTATGACTCAAAATTTTATTAGCAAAGAAATTCCTGAGCGTTTTCAAGCTGATTTTGCACGTTTTTTTAAAGAAGGTAAAGATGAAACGTTAGAAGGTCAAATTTTAGCTGTCGCAGATAAAGTTGATTTACTTTACGAATCTTATGCTGAAATTCAACAAGGCAATAGTGAACCGCTTTTCTTTGAAATTTATGCTGAAGCATTGGAAACAATCATCAAATACCGTCATTTAGCTTCTGTTACTTATTTTATTGAAGAAATCTTGCCAGATGTATTAAAACAAAATGATGCCAGCGCAAGTCATCTTGCAACCACTACACAAGCGTTGTTGAAAGAAGCGACACGCAAATGA
- the pnpS gene encoding two-component system histidine kinase PnpS, with product MKPLWQRLVLVFCIITILVVGVLGFFSASIIKRNYIENREAQMLQSAKLMIENIEASGISIKEPNEALNAQLHKEGGLLDSRLTIVDKAGNVIADTEEDYRQMGNHKNRPEIKALLLDKNLTSASNQRQSSSLGYSMLYTAVPIMEDGKLVGFMRVAVSLELIESAITQLQISLIIMAGVIIVVATLVIIIMVRRIARPITTITDVTHSLAEKDYSQRVMLLPSGEIGELAKSVNLLGEKLQKNVSEIQEKELRLTGVLNNLVSGVLLVNMEHRITLANPAMFELMEKNPLNHNYFEVLPSYQLSNLIKQAFKTGDKQQAEVILYGHNSEKRVDANVVPIQDKHNQRLTGVILVLHDITEIRHLETLRSEFVSNVSHELKTPVTSIKGFSETLLDGAVEDPELRKEFLTIIRDESNRLTRLIEDILQLSKIEQQQIKPHFESVDFVDVVQRVLKVVRKPLKEKRIELVLNLPESYPLTSESDGLHQIALNLISNAITYTPADGRIELSIENAVEQAHVVFRVSDTGIGIPEDDQQRVFERFYRVHKSRERETGGTGLGLSIVKHLVERYHGEITLTSVEDEGTTFEVILPTHPLN from the coding sequence ATGAAACCATTATGGCAACGCCTCGTGCTTGTTTTTTGTATCATTACAATTTTAGTAGTCGGTGTACTCGGTTTTTTCAGTGCGTCAATTATTAAACGTAATTATATTGAAAACCGTGAAGCGCAAATGCTTCAAAGTGCAAAATTAATGATTGAAAACATTGAGGCATCAGGTATTTCGATTAAAGAACCGAACGAAGCGCTTAACGCACAGTTACATAAAGAAGGTGGACTACTGGATTCGCGCTTAACGATTGTCGATAAAGCTGGGAATGTGATTGCAGATACAGAAGAAGACTACCGACAAATGGGCAACCATAAAAATCGCCCTGAAATAAAAGCGTTGTTGTTGGATAAAAATCTTACATCAGCTTCTAATCAACGTCAAAGCAGCAGCTTAGGATACAGCATGCTTTACACAGCAGTCCCAATTATGGAAGACGGTAAATTAGTTGGTTTTATGCGTGTAGCCGTGAGCCTTGAATTAATTGAATCAGCCATTACGCAATTGCAAATCAGTCTGATTATTATGGCAGGTGTTATTATTGTAGTGGCAACGCTCGTCATTATTATCATGGTGCGACGAATTGCCCGTCCCATCACAACAATTACAGACGTAACGCATAGTTTGGCAGAAAAAGACTATTCGCAACGCGTGATGTTATTGCCTAGTGGGGAAATTGGAGAATTAGCAAAATCGGTCAATTTACTTGGAGAAAAATTACAAAAAAATGTGTCTGAAATACAGGAAAAAGAACTGCGTTTAACAGGTGTGTTGAACAACCTCGTCAGTGGTGTTTTATTAGTCAATATGGAGCATCGTATCACCTTGGCTAATCCAGCCATGTTTGAACTGATGGAAAAAAATCCGCTCAATCATAATTATTTTGAAGTTTTGCCAAGTTACCAGTTAAGTAATCTCATCAAACAAGCATTTAAAACGGGAGATAAACAACAAGCAGAAGTGATTCTTTATGGTCACAACTCAGAGAAGCGTGTGGATGCTAATGTTGTACCCATTCAAGATAAACACAATCAGCGTTTAACAGGTGTTATATTGGTCTTGCACGATATTACAGAGATTCGCCATTTAGAAACGTTGCGTTCTGAATTTGTATCGAATGTATCACATGAATTAAAGACCCCTGTCACGTCAATCAAAGGCTTTTCTGAAACACTCTTAGATGGTGCAGTAGAAGATCCTGAATTACGCAAAGAATTTTTAACAATTATTCGAGATGAAAGTAATCGTTTAACCCGTTTGATTGAAGATATTTTACAATTATCTAAAATTGAACAACAACAGATTAAGCCGCATTTTGAAAGTGTGGATTTTGTCGATGTTGTTCAACGGGTACTCAAAGTTGTGCGTAAGCCATTAAAAGAAAAGCGGATTGAACTGGTGTTAAATTTACCAGAAAGTTACCCACTCACAAGCGAGAGTGATGGTCTGCACCAGATTGCGTTGAATTTGATTAGCAATGCGATTACCTATACACCTGCAGATGGCCGTATCGAATTGTCAATCGAAAACGCAGTAGAACAGGCACACGTTGTATTCCGTGTCAGTGATACAGGTATTGGCATTCCAGAAGACGATCAACAGCGTGTGTTTGAACGATTTTATCGTGTGCATAAATCAAGAGAACGTGAAACAGGTGGGACAGGATTAGGCCTATCGATTGTGAAGCATTTAGTGGAACGTTATCATGGTGAAATTACTTTAACATCAGTGGAAGATGAAGGCACAACCTTTGAAGTTATTTTACCGACCCATCCTTTAAATTAA
- the phoU gene encoding phosphate signaling complex protein PhoU: MNGRQLLDQEMRNLQQQLAEMGLLVNEAILKAGKAFATKDADAANEVIRNDEVINEKEQQLEQHIIEVIALQQPVTLDLRRVITMIKISADLERMGDHAVVLAKAARSAEKHDIDISLKECEKITQLLSETLTETLEAYGEMNEEKAKKIALKIFSINQLSHQLGKQILSNIVPYPEHVKPISKLFNGIKSFERIGAYTLNICEWVIYLKTGTMVELEEEE; the protein is encoded by the coding sequence ATGAATGGACGTCAATTGTTAGATCAAGAAATGAGAAATTTACAACAACAACTAGCTGAGATGGGATTGCTTGTAAACGAAGCAATTTTGAAAGCAGGAAAGGCATTTGCTACAAAAGATGCCGATGCAGCGAACGAAGTGATTCGTAACGATGAAGTAATTAATGAGAAAGAACAACAATTGGAGCAACATATCATTGAAGTGATTGCGCTTCAACAACCAGTAACCCTTGATTTACGTCGAGTGATTACGATGATTAAAATCAGTGCCGATTTGGAACGAATGGGCGATCACGCCGTTGTATTAGCTAAAGCCGCACGCTCAGCAGAAAAGCACGACATTGATATCTCGTTAAAAGAATGTGAAAAAATCACGCAATTATTGAGTGAAACATTAACAGAAACACTGGAAGCTTATGGTGAAATGAACGAGGAGAAAGCTAAAAAAATCGCCCTCAAAATCTTTTCAATCAACCAATTATCTCATCAGCTTGGCAAACAAATTTTATCAAACATTGTACCCTATCCAGAACACGTTAAACCCATCTCAAAATTATTTAATGGCATTAAAAGCTTTGAACGAATAGGCGCCTACACATTAAACATCTGTGAATGGGTCATCTATTTGAAAACAGGCACGATGGTCGAACTTGAAGAAGAAGAGTAA
- a CDS encoding DUF2198 family protein, producing MSLDVFLSALLLPMLMVIVLTKVTYSRIMAVVLTVILIMTSAFLGYTNSLAIIIVDAFSITVGLIIVNYFKKKNEEGKEQ from the coding sequence ATGAGTTTAGATGTTTTTTTATCGGCACTATTGTTGCCGATGTTAATGGTTATCGTATTAACAAAAGTAACATATAGTCGCATTATGGCAGTTGTTTTAACTGTTATTCTGATTATGACGAGTGCTTTTTTAGGGTATACAAATAGCCTAGCAATAATCATAGTAGATGCTTTTTCTATTACAGTCGGTTTAATAATTGTGAATTACTTTAAAAAGAAGAATGAGGAAGGAAAAGAGCAATAA
- the pstB gene encoding phosphate ABC transporter ATP-binding protein PstB — translation MTVVETKALNLFYGNKQALFDVSLTFPKNQIISLIGPSGCGKSTFLRTLNRMNDLIPNVKTSGDIFVKDIKVTSSRTDLVDLRQRVGMVFQQPNPFPFSIYDNVAYGPRLHGTTNKWELDKIVQESLMKASLWEEVQDRMHTSALGLSGGQQQRLCIARVLAVKPEIILMDEPTAALDPISTAKIESLIVELKEKYTILIVTHNMQQASRISDLTAFFLNGHVVEYDDTKNIFLNPKEKETQDYISGRFG, via the coding sequence ATGACAGTTGTAGAAACGAAAGCATTAAATTTATTTTACGGTAACAAGCAAGCGCTGTTCGACGTATCGCTTACGTTCCCTAAAAATCAAATCATTTCTTTAATAGGCCCTTCAGGCTGTGGGAAATCAACCTTTTTGAGAACCCTTAACCGTATGAACGACTTGATACCGAATGTGAAAACATCCGGCGACATTTTTGTTAAAGATATCAAAGTGACCTCTTCACGTACTGATTTAGTAGACCTACGTCAACGTGTAGGAATGGTGTTCCAGCAACCGAATCCTTTTCCATTTTCAATTTATGACAACGTTGCTTATGGCCCACGCTTACATGGGACAACAAATAAATGGGAACTCGATAAAATTGTGCAAGAAAGTTTGATGAAAGCATCGTTATGGGAAGAAGTACAAGATCGTATGCACACCTCAGCCTTAGGGTTATCAGGTGGACAACAACAACGTTTATGTATTGCGCGTGTGTTGGCAGTCAAACCAGAAATCATCTTGATGGATGAGCCAACAGCCGCGTTAGATCCAATATCAACAGCAAAGATTGAATCCTTGATTGTTGAATTGAAAGAGAAATACACCATATTGATTGTGACACATAATATGCAACAAGCATCACGTATCTCTGATTTAACAGCCTTTTTCTTAAACGGGCACGTCGTTGAATACGATGATACTAAAAATATCTTTTTAAATCCAAAAGAGAAAGAAACACAAGATTATATATCTGGCCGCTTTGGCTAA
- a CDS encoding response regulator transcription factor: MAHILVVDDEPTIVKLLTFNIEQEGHTVSSATNGTTALEIASEQAIDLIVLDLMLPGMTGIDVCKELRKQENYTPILMLTAKDGEYDKIIGLELGADDYMTKPFSPREVTARIKAILRRVEMSPTEARAGKTVETVIEIGTLRIDRERHTVYRAGEKLTLTPKEYELLCFLAENKGKVFGRHHLLDVIWDYDYAGETRIVDVHVSHLREKIEEDTKKPRYIVTVRGFGYKMDDVQ, translated from the coding sequence GTGGCGCATATTTTAGTGGTAGATGATGAACCAACGATTGTGAAGTTACTAACGTTTAACATTGAACAAGAAGGGCATACGGTGTCATCGGCAACAAACGGGACTACCGCATTGGAGATCGCTTCAGAACAGGCAATCGACTTAATCGTATTAGATTTGATGTTACCTGGTATGACAGGTATTGATGTGTGTAAGGAATTACGCAAACAAGAAAATTATACGCCAATTTTGATGTTGACTGCTAAAGATGGCGAGTACGATAAAATTATCGGCTTGGAGTTAGGCGCGGATGATTATATGACGAAACCATTTAGTCCACGTGAAGTAACTGCCCGTATTAAAGCAATATTACGTCGTGTTGAAATGTCGCCAACTGAGGCGCGTGCTGGAAAAACAGTTGAAACCGTCATTGAAATTGGAACATTGCGGATTGATCGTGAACGTCACACTGTGTATCGCGCAGGTGAAAAACTGACATTAACACCTAAAGAATACGAATTATTATGTTTTTTAGCCGAGAACAAAGGCAAGGTATTTGGCCGTCACCATCTACTAGATGTTATCTGGGACTATGATTATGCCGGTGAAACACGGATTGTTGACGTGCATGTGAGTCACCTGCGTGAAAAAATTGAAGAAGACACCAAAAAGCCACGTTACATTGTTACTGTACGAGGGTTTGGTTATAAAATGGATGATGTGCAATGA
- the pstB gene encoding phosphate ABC transporter ATP-binding protein PstB, with amino-acid sequence MSEFAIETKKLNVHYGDKHAIKDVSLAFPKNQVIALIGPSGCGKSTYLRSLNRMNDEIEGCRSEGPILYHGRDVNTAAEDLYELRKNIGMVFQKPNPFTKSIYKNITFALKRHGIKEKHVLEERVEKSLKAAALWEEVKDTLNKSALSLSGGQQQRLCIARTVATEPDILLLDEPASALDPISTSKIENLITQLKEHYTIIIVTHNMQQAARISDKTAFFYLGEVIEYNDTATIFTNPSHERTQAYVSGNFG; translated from the coding sequence ATGTCAGAATTTGCAATTGAAACAAAAAAACTTAATGTCCACTATGGCGACAAACATGCCATTAAAGATGTCAGCTTGGCTTTTCCAAAAAACCAAGTTATTGCCTTAATTGGACCCTCAGGCTGTGGGAAATCAACTTATTTACGCTCACTCAACCGTATGAATGATGAAATTGAAGGGTGTCGTAGTGAAGGTCCTATCCTTTACCATGGACGTGATGTAAATACAGCTGCAGAAGATTTATATGAACTACGTAAAAATATCGGTATGGTGTTCCAAAAACCGAATCCTTTTACCAAATCTATCTACAAAAACATTACATTTGCGCTTAAACGCCACGGTATTAAGGAAAAACACGTGTTGGAAGAACGTGTTGAAAAAAGCTTAAAAGCCGCAGCCTTATGGGAAGAAGTAAAGGATACATTAAATAAAAGTGCTCTCAGTTTGTCAGGCGGACAACAACAACGTTTGTGTATCGCGCGAACAGTCGCAACGGAACCCGATATTTTGTTGTTGGATGAACCAGCATCAGCCCTAGATCCCATTTCAACATCTAAAATTGAAAATTTAATTACACAATTAAAAGAGCATTACACTATTATTATCGTGACACATAATATGCAACAAGCCGCACGAATTTCAGATAAAACAGCCTTCTTTTATCTGGGTGAAGTGATTGAATATAATGATACAGCAACGATATTCACGAACCCATCGCATGAAAGAACACAAGCGTATGTTTCAGGAAACTTTGGTTAG
- a CDS encoding ribose-phosphate diphosphokinase codes for MLKVDGDKLKVFALSSNEPLAQKVADELGVSLTNIGLQRFSDGEIAINIEESVRGATAYLVQSTVDPVNDNIMELLIMIDALKRSAVKTINVVMPYFGYSRQDRKALAREPITAKLVANLIVEAGAHRLTTIDLHAAQLQGFFNIPIDHLTTSHLLADYVNEKYGQENIVVVSPDHSGVSRARNFAEKHDWPIAILNRKPRPNKNQILNIIGDVEGKMAIVVDDIIDTGYRTISSADALIAAGAKDVKACATHGVLSAHASQRIGDSAVSELILTDTVRLKDEDQSDKIKVLTVAPMLAEAIEAIQNHHSIH; via the coding sequence GTGTTGAAAGTTGATGGAGATAAATTAAAGGTGTTTGCCTTGAGTTCAAATGAACCGTTGGCACAAAAAGTTGCAGATGAATTAGGCGTATCTTTGACTAATATTGGGTTGCAACGTTTTAGTGATGGTGAAATAGCAATTAATATTGAAGAAAGTGTACGTGGTGCAACGGCTTATCTTGTGCAATCAACCGTGGATCCCGTTAATGATAACATCATGGAATTATTGATCATGATTGATGCCTTGAAACGTTCGGCAGTAAAAACAATCAATGTTGTGATGCCTTATTTTGGTTATTCACGCCAAGATCGCAAAGCGTTAGCACGTGAGCCAATTACGGCTAAACTAGTAGCGAATCTTATTGTTGAAGCAGGCGCACATCGTCTAACAACCATTGATTTGCATGCAGCGCAATTACAAGGGTTTTTCAACATTCCAATTGATCATTTAACAACATCACACTTATTAGCTGATTATGTGAATGAAAAATACGGTCAAGAGAATATTGTGGTTGTTTCACCAGATCATAGTGGCGTTTCGCGCGCGCGTAATTTTGCAGAAAAACACGATTGGCCAATTGCTATTTTAAATCGTAAACCACGCCCTAATAAAAACCAAATTTTAAATATCATAGGTGATGTAGAAGGCAAAATGGCAATTGTTGTGGATGATATTATCGATACGGGGTACCGCACAATCAGTTCAGCAGATGCCCTAATTGCAGCGGGCGCTAAAGATGTCAAAGCCTGTGCAACACATGGTGTTTTATCAGCTCATGCGAGCCAACGTATTGGAGACTCAGCAGTAAGTGAGTTAATTTTAACAGATACTGTTCGTTTGAAAGATGAGGATCAATCAGATAAAATCAAGGTTTTAACAGTTGCACCAATGTTGGCAGAAGCGATTGAAGCGATTCAAAATCATCATTCAATTCATTAA